Genomic segment of Paenibacillus sp. FSL R5-0623:
CAACGACAGGAGTGAAACGATATGATGAACATAGCAACGATCGGTACAGGGTCCATTGTAGATGGCATTTTGTCCGCGATCAATGAACTGGAAGATGTTACGTGTACAGCGATGTACTCCCGGAAGAGAGAAACAGCCCAGGAACTTGCGGGTAAATATGGGGTAAGTACCATCTATACGGACCTGGAACCCCTATTTTCAGATACAAATGTAGATCTCGTATATATTGCTTCACCAAACAGCATGCACTACGGACAGGCCTATCAGGCACTTCAACATGGCAAACATGTTGTCTGCGAGAAACCGTTCACGTCCACGCTTCAGGAAGCAGCCACGCTGATTACACTTGCAAAAGAAAAGAATCTGTTGCTGTTTGAAGCCATCTCCAACATTCATCTGCCCAATATTAAAGTCATACAGGGGCAACTACCAAAGCTGGGTCCGATCAAACTCATCCAGTGTAACTACAGTCAATACTCGCGCAAATACAATGATCTGCTGGCAGGGGAGACACCGAACGTATTTAATCCACAATTCTCTGGTGGCGCGCTGATGGATAT
This window contains:
- a CDS encoding Gfo/Idh/MocA family oxidoreductase; translation: MNIATIGTGSIVDGILSAINELEDVTCTAMYSRKRETAQELAGKYGVSTIYTDLEPLFSDTNVDLVYIASPNSMHYGQAYQALQHGKHVVCEKPFTSTLQEAATLITLAKEKNLLLFEAISNIHLPNIKVIQGQLPKLGPIKLIQCNYSQYSRKYNDLLAGETPNVFNPQFSGGALMDINIYNLHLVMNLFGSPNTVSYTANQHANGIDTSGVVVLQYPEFIAECVGAKDTNSMNFVLIQGEKGYLQVVGGANGCQEIKLQIGNEPAEAYNAQSQSNWLYYEWEAFRDVHANGDYKRCYELLEHSQSVMSVLMSARKDAGIVFAADQR